One Glycine soja cultivar W05 chromosome 7, ASM419377v2, whole genome shotgun sequence genomic window, TTCACGGTTAGATTGTTTTCTCCTCTCCCGTTTCAGCTCACGCTCATTCTAAGGAATTAAAACATACGCACAGGAATTAATTTACTGTCAGTAAAAGATGGATGGTATTGCATAATTGTTCTAATGTTTTTCACAAGCATCTTTAATGTACTAGACACAGGAATTAATTTACTGTCAGTAAAAGATGGACGGTATTGCATAATTGTTCTAATGTGTTTAACAAGCATCTCTAATGTACTAGACATGATCTGAAACATTAGAACAAATCATTATCTGACCATCATACCTGTAAGCAAGTTTCATTAGGCACAATTGCACAAGGTTGTGGGGCACTTGTGGAATTTGCCTTAGAATCAACAGTCGAAGGGTTCCTCAGTTCCAGTGTTGTGGCCATAACTGAAGAAACTACAGGTCCAACTAATGTTCCGGCAACACTAGCTGGAGTAGCTGACACAATCTTTTTGGAAGATGAAGTCTCTTTGGAAGCCGGACCATTTTGTAGCTCAGTTTTCCCTTCTCCATCTGCTTGTACAGAGTGGTATGATATATAAACCCTCAAAACACATATTATGTTGACAACTTAAATTCCTAAATTAATAGCTTAAGATACTTAAATATCACATTCTGCATGCAAGTATGTCATTTTCTTGATAATTGCATACAAAGGACACCAAAAGCTTGACTGTATTAAGTATGAAAACCAGGTAAAAAGCCCATCCAAGTATCAAATTTGTCCAACTAAAACAGAAGGTTAAAACTCGGGTAACTTCATTAACTGTGCATAAGTAATAGGATAATATCAACTTATCAAGACCATAGTACCATACTCAATGATCTAGTTGACATCATTGCACAGTGATAAAACCAAAAGTATAATTCTAATCCAACACAACTCTTTTGTTCGTCAAGATGCAACAGTGAATAAGAGTCATACCAGTGGTCAGTGTTCCCTCTCggcatcttttcctttttgtttgatTAGCCTGAGCATAAAATTagcaaataacataatttagtGCTTCGATTTGTcatatcattttaaataaaatagattgcTAGGGCACACAAACAACAGCAAAATGTTAATGGTGAGAAAGTTCTCACCCCTGCAGTGTTGCCATCACTTCCGTCGCTGTAACCCTCAGTATCCACACTGTTCATATGAATATAAATTTTCAGTTATTCATATCAACCTACTAGAATAACTCATGGACCAATGTTCTATATTGGGGAAGAGGGAAGTAGAGTTCATTCTGGTAATAATCATATAGAAAGAAAATAGATCAACAAACCTCTGTGACTGCCTGTTCTCAGCTCCATGCTCAGCACTCTCAGCATTGCAATTGCCTATTGACATTGCAAGCCCATCAAACCCTTTTGATTTCTTCATTAAACCCTGATCAGTATTTCCAGATAATTTGGTTGGTGATTCTATGCTTGAATGAGTCCCAACCTGCATCATTTTGCTAAGTCAAATACATCATAATGATAGTACTAAGGGAATTAACCAGAAGATTAGGAACTGAGAAGACATTTAAGAGAAAATCAAAAAACTTACAGCAGGTGAAGATGAAACTCCTTGACCATGTAAGTGTGGCCCCTATATTTTACCAATACAATTAATGAGTACAcgggaaaatttccaatcacaAAGGTTTTTTACATTAAGAATATCAAAGAATGAAAGAATCAAGACGTTAATAACAGCTGAAATGCACCCACATAGGAATAACTCTCAAAATaccaaggaaaaaaaaggaatcaCATCTCAATATATTCCTAACATTAAAGTCCAGATGTGTAAATTAAAGTACACTTGTAATCAACTAAATTCATGGAccgaaaaataataaacataaattattacaaatacacacacacacacacaaagtagACTTACAATAGCAACTGCAGGGTGAGTATAAACCCCTCCATGCGAATAAAATGCTGCATAAGGTGGCCCATAAGGTGGCATCATAGGctggaagaaaaataagttgccAAATTATTCATCCCTGCCATCTAAGATGTATAccagaaacataaaaataaaaaaataaaaataaaaaacccacAGAAATGGTAATGGTAAAACGAAAGAAATGTTTCTTTGGGGCACTACCTGTGGTGGTCCCCACATGTATGGGTGTGGAGCATGACCTGAAGCCACAGCTGAGTTGAAGTATGGTGGAATGTTGACTCTTGGCCCATAATACTAATATACAGCAAAAAAGGTTGGCAATTCGCAAGAGGGAATAAAATAATAGGTTTCATCAGATAAAGATAGAAATACATGAACTAAGTGAGCATAGTACTATTTAAACTACTAATTTTTAGAGTAGTTATTTACATTATATCGATAACTAAGACATAAAGACTTGAGTCAATAAGGTACAGAGGATATGAAGACAAGAGGTAGGTAACCTGCATGGCAGCCCAATCAGGATAGACATGAATATTAGGTTGGTTGGTCTGATCCTGTTGATAAGAAATAATAGTATTTAGGCACAGACTTTATAAAATGTTTCCTTAAACATGCATAAACAATTCTCATCTTACAGTTGTTGCAGGTGAAGAAGAAGGGCTTCCAGTCTTAACAGATTTCTCATCCTCACTGTTTCCCATGAGGCAAGCACCAAAAGAAAAGCACCGAGTCAAATATGTCCCAACAAGTTATTCAACTGCATTCAAAGAAGCTATATGTTGTCACTTGCCAGCAAGAAAATGTTGCTAAGAAGACCAAAATATCATAAACCAGGGTTTATACAATTCAAAGTCTACAACATAATCTCTCACTCTTGAAAATTCCAACGTTCATAAGCAAAACATTAGACTTGGATGCAAGAATGAAATACAGCAATACATGATACATCAAAGGTGTGAAAGAGGGTCTAGGCTTCTAGCAACAGTATAACAGTGAGAAATTTGGTTTACTCCATTAATAATGATTAGTTAGCATTCAGACAACATATTATTACACAAAATTAACCTTTGAAGTTTGACATTAGTATAATTATAGAGATGGCATCATATGAATATTACACTTTTCTACCACGTGCAACGAAACGA contains:
- the LOC114418349 gene encoding common plant regulatory factor 1-like isoform X1 gives rise to the protein MGNSEDEKSVKTGSPSSSPATTDQTNQPNIHVYPDWAAMQYYGPRVNIPPYFNSAVASGHAPHPYMWGPPQPMMPPYGPPYAAFYSHGGVYTHPAVAIGPHLHGQGVSSSPAVGTHSSIESPTKLSGNTDQGLMKKSKGFDGLAMSIGNCNAESAEHGAENRQSQSVDTEGYSDGSDGNTAGANQTKRKRCREGTLTTDGEGKTELQNGPASKETSSSKKIVSATPASVAGTLVGPVVSSVMATTLELRNPSTVDSKANSTSAPQPCAIVPNETCLQNERELKRERRKQSNRESARRSRLRKQAETEELARKVDMLTAENVSLKSEIIQLTEGSEQMRMENSALREKLRNTQLGQREEIILSSIESKRAAPVSTENLLSRVNNSSSNDRTTENENDFCENKPNSGAKLHQLLDTNPRADAVAAG
- the LOC114418349 gene encoding transcriptional activator TAF-1-like isoform X2, giving the protein MMPPYGPPYAAFYSHGGVYTHPAVAIGPHLHGQGVSSSPAVGTHSSIESPTKLSGNTDQGLMKKSKGFDGLAMSIGNCNAESAEHGAENRQSQSVDTEGYSDGSDGNTAGANQTKRKRCREGTLTTDGEGKTELQNGPASKETSSSKKIVSATPASVAGTLVGPVVSSVMATTLELRNPSTVDSKANSTSAPQPCAIVPNETCLQNERELKRERRKQSNRESARRSRLRKQAETEELARKVDMLTAENVSLKSEIIQLTEGSEQMRMENSALREKLRNTQLGQREEIILSSIESKRAAPVSTENLLSRVNNSSSNDRTTENENDFCENKPNSGAKLHQLLDTNPRADAVAAG